The sequence TCACGACAAAGGAACTTTATTCGGTTTAAAAACAAACGGAAGAATTGAAAGTATTTTAATGAGTTTGCCTCCGCATGTGCAATGGGTTTATGATCATCATGCCGAAGCAGGAAGCGAAGAAGAGAAATTAATTTTAACACTATCTAACCCAATTGATTGGATATAAATAGATTATATTTACAATAAAATTTACTAATTATGAGTACGAAAATAGAAATATTTGAGACAATTGTTCATCGACTAAAAGATTGGTATATGGAAGAAAATAAAATCACTTCTATAGAAAAATTCAATCAGAGTAATGACTTTAGTATCTTAAAATTAATCAAATTACATTTTTTCGTGACAGCAATCAATAGTAATACAGATCCAATTTTACTAGATAAATTTGAGTTTTTTGCTATGCCATATGGACCAGTTGAAACTGATATTTATCGTAAAATAAAAGATAACTCCAGTTTTTCTAACTTTTCAATTAACAATTTTAAGACAACATTCATAGACAATACTCCATCAACAAATATTGATGGAGCAGTTAACAATTCAATTGATGAAGCTATAATTACAATAAAAAAAATCGACTCATGCTTTGTAAATGCAGATGCAGGTTCTTTAGTTGAACTAACTCATAAATGGGATTCTTGGAAATTTGTTTATGCTGAAGCGGTAAGAAGTGGTATTTATTCTAAAAAAATTGAAAAAGATTTAATTGTCAGAGATAATAAAATTCTAAACCTACAATTAGTCTGTTAAATGAGGTGGTTAGAGCAGTTACAGAACTTTCTAGATATCGAATTTCAAAATCCAAATTGGGCAGACGAATTAAACCCAAATTTAGATTTGGTTGAATTCACAACAAATCTTGTTGAAAAAGAAAAAGATGTTTTAATAAAAGTATTTGAATTTTTAAATCTTTCAGTCTTAGAAAGCGAATATGTTTTTAATAAAACTGTTTTTGATGAAAAGTTAAAAGAGATCCATAGCAAAGTTGGTGTTTTACAAGGAAGTTTAATGACAACAGACAATGATGATTTTCTTTTTTCAAAAGCTTTAAGTGATCAACAATTCTTATTTTCATTCAAAAAAGCTCTAGAAGTTTACAAAAGAATTTCGGACAATGTTAATAAACAAATTAGCAATCTTCATAAAACAATAGTTCTAGATATTTCAGATACTTTTGATGGTACCAACAAATATTTCACATCTAAAGATGATGTATTGACTGAAAGTTTGTTCGATTTATTTTATATTAATATTTCTCTTTCCAGAGCAAGTTTCTTTTTAGAAAATTATAATTCTGAGTTTAAGGACCTTCTTGAAACAAAAGATGTACTTAAAAAACTAAAAACCAAAATAAACTATCCTGAAACATGTTATAATCAAATTATTGATATTTTAATTGAATCTGCTACTTTTTTTCAAAGAAAAATAATAATTCGTATTACACAAGATGAAACCCGATACAATGATGGTTATATATATAATTTAAATGAGTATAGTTTTTCATTAGATCAACATCCTTTAATGTTTGATTACTTTAAAAAATGGGATAATTATTCGCAGAACCATTTTTTAAGTGAGGATAATAAAGAAAAAGAAACTATAATAAAGAGATTAGCTGAAGAAATATTAACAGAAACAAGAGACTCTTCTACTTTTACTTTTTTTCAGACTCATTGTCTAATAAAATATTATAAAGACCTTAAAAAAGATCTAACTGATCTAGAAAAGCTTATTACAATATTTGAAAACTATGAACCAAAATCTGATTTTGATAGATTAGCCTTAAATGTTTCAAAGAATTATTTAATGAATAATATTCTTTCATTAAAAATCAACAATATTAATTTTTCTGATATAGACAATTTAATTTCAGAATATAGAAAACTTCAGGAAAGTTCACTTGTAAATAATTTCTTTCCCTATTTTAAAATTTGCTCATTTTTAAAAAAATACATTGAAACAAATATTTCAATTGAAGAATTGAAAATTGAAAATCTTACAAATGTCGAAATTGCTCTTGA comes from Flavobacterium sp. KACC 22761 and encodes:
- a CDS encoding type II toxin-antitoxin system antitoxin SocA domain-containing protein, which codes for MSTKIEIFETIVHRLKDWYMEENKITSIEKFNQSNDFSILKLIKLHFFVTAINSNTDPILLDKFEFFAMPYGPVETDIYRKIKDNSSFSNFSINNFKTTFIDNTPSTNIDGAVNNSIDEAIITIKKIDSCFVNADAGSLVELTHKWDSWKFVYAEAVRSGIYSKKIEKDLIVRDNKILNLQLVC